The following coding sequences lie in one Candidatus Micrarchaeia archaeon genomic window:
- a CDS encoding AAA family ATPase, whose translation MIILMGVPGVGKSSVLAGIKENKPGYSIVNYGDLMLEIFKEKYSVQNRDEMRKAPVTQQKA comes from the coding sequence ATGATAATACTGATGGGAGTTCCCGGAGTCGGGAAAAGTTCAGTGCTTGCAGGAATCAAGGAGAATAAACCCGGATACTCAATAGTGAATTACGGGGACCTGATGCTCGAAATATTCAAGGAGAAATACAGCGTGCAGAACCGGGACGAGATGCGCAAAGCTCCCGTAACCCAGCAGAAGGCGG